In one window of Halomarina pelagica DNA:
- a CDS encoding sulfite oxidase-like oxidoreductase, with amino-acid sequence MSVRDVTDLYEEFGGERLPPGQRETARFPVLSKSGTPSWSPETWTFEVWGAVEDDRSFSLEEFKRLPHERQRQDFHCVTGWSRFDNEFTGVPFPALAERAGVRDDATHVMFHGFDGYATDLPLSECMREEVLFAWELDGEPLPDDHGGPVRVVTPHKYAYKGAKWVDGVEFLTERELGYWEKRGYSDTANPWNEERYS; translated from the coding sequence ATGAGCGTACGTGACGTGACCGACCTCTACGAGGAGTTCGGCGGTGAGCGCCTCCCGCCGGGGCAGCGCGAGACGGCTCGGTTCCCCGTGCTCTCGAAGAGCGGGACGCCCTCGTGGTCGCCGGAGACGTGGACGTTCGAGGTGTGGGGTGCGGTCGAGGACGACCGCTCGTTCTCGCTCGAGGAGTTCAAACGCCTCCCTCACGAGCGACAGCGACAGGACTTCCACTGCGTCACCGGGTGGAGTCGGTTCGACAACGAGTTCACCGGCGTTCCGTTCCCGGCGCTGGCCGAGCGCGCGGGGGTCCGGGACGACGCCACGCACGTCATGTTCCACGGCTTCGACGGCTACGCGACGGATCTCCCCCTGTCGGAGTGCATGCGCGAGGAGGTGCTGTTCGCGTGGGAACTCGACGGCGAACCGCTGCCCGACGACCACGGCGGCCCCGTCCGCGTCGTCACCCCGCACAAGTACGCCTACAAGGGCGCGAAGTGGGTCGACGGCGTGGAGTTCCTCACGGAACGCGAACTCGGCTACTGGGAGAAGCGCGGCTACTCCGACACGGCGAACCCCTGGAACGAAGAGCGGTACAGTTGA
- a CDS encoding ribbon-helix-helix domain-containing protein, whose translation MPKVEITIPEHLEMQIAQMIEQGEFVNREEAIEDLLAAGLRAYKTSGPIEEDEPGAFEDDGMMGHEDEYVF comes from the coding sequence ATGCCCAAGGTGGAAATCACGATTCCGGAGCATCTGGAGATGCAGATCGCGCAGATGATCGAACAGGGCGAGTTCGTCAACCGCGAGGAAGCGATCGAAGACCTGCTGGCGGCGGGCCTGCGGGCGTACAAGACCAGCGGTCCCATCGAGGAGGACGAACCGGGAGCCTTCGAGGACGACGGGATGATGGGACACGAAGACGAGTACGTCTTCTAG
- a CDS encoding FkbM family methyltransferase yields the protein MSASGLLLRAKDAVHTERVDRLLDRLGVRSALAVAYRTAVLATTDTRTLSMGGATATFHMDTVEEFRDLHGFDERAVAADLVSRLRPDDVVYDVGANLGIYTCLAADVVDTVIAFEPHPENAARLADNVDLNDASVVVSRYALSDAAGVAELAITLEGLGSAGHTLLTAANPDARTVSVETRRGDDLVAAGEIPPPTVVKVDAEGAELSVLRGLRETLSRPACRLVYCEVHESRLEIDGASVTAVRDLLRESGFDVSEESVDAGQRFLVGRKE from the coding sequence ATGAGCGCCAGCGGACTCCTCCTTCGGGCGAAGGACGCCGTCCACACCGAGCGGGTCGATCGCCTGCTCGATCGCCTGGGGGTGCGCAGTGCGCTCGCGGTCGCCTATCGGACCGCGGTGCTCGCGACGACCGACACGCGAACCCTCTCCATGGGTGGCGCGACGGCGACCTTCCACATGGACACGGTCGAGGAGTTCCGCGACCTCCACGGGTTCGACGAGCGGGCGGTCGCGGCGGACCTCGTCTCGCGCCTCCGCCCGGACGACGTGGTCTACGACGTGGGCGCGAACCTCGGCATCTACACCTGTCTCGCCGCCGACGTCGTCGACACCGTCATCGCGTTCGAACCGCACCCCGAGAACGCCGCGCGCCTCGCGGACAACGTCGACCTGAACGACGCGTCGGTCGTCGTCTCCCGGTACGCGCTGTCGGACGCGGCGGGGGTCGCGGAACTCGCCATCACGCTCGAAGGGCTCGGATCCGCCGGCCACACGCTGTTGACGGCGGCGAACCCCGACGCGCGGACCGTGAGCGTCGAGACCCGCCGCGGCGACGACCTCGTGGCCGCGGGCGAGATCCCCCCGCCGACGGTCGTCAAGGTCGACGCCGAGGGGGCGGAGCTGTCGGTGCTGCGCGGACTGCGGGAGACGCTGAGCCGGCCCGCGTGTCGACTCGTCTACTGTGAGGTCCACGAGTCGCGCCTGGAGATCGACGGTGCCTCCGTGACCGCGGTCCGCGACCTCCTCCGGGAGTCCGGGTTCGACGTCTCGGAGGAGTCGGTCGACGCCGGACAGCGCTTCCTCGTCGGCCGGAAGGAGTGA
- a CDS encoding UPF0058 family protein yields MHKDELLELHEQMVTIMEYFRAQEDVDDSLFEAYDQIDVSPGDVHKSKSEHKHAVFVLGNALASAMSEDEFSDAGRISKRMQELADDAERKL; encoded by the coding sequence ATGCACAAGGACGAACTCCTCGAACTCCACGAACAGATGGTGACGATCATGGAGTACTTCCGCGCGCAGGAGGACGTGGACGACTCGCTGTTCGAGGCGTACGACCAGATCGACGTCTCGCCCGGTGACGTTCACAAGTCGAAGAGCGAACACAAACACGCGGTCTTCGTCCTCGGCAACGCGCTGGCGAGCGCCATGAGCGAGGACGAGTTCTCCGACGCCGGGCGTATCAGCAAGCGTATGCAGGAACTCGCGGACGACGCCGAACGAAAGCTGTAG
- a CDS encoding DUF7527 domain-containing protein — protein sequence MDARTVERIREWQSHPFSGDDLPALADTSFTGALETDDAWLFVLNGRAIGVYGGTVGDVADGEGTAYAAPDPAFPLLFTMLEREGEERGRYYTAKTPLEEVDRTLRDGGFTGYVELAENVLSGDYYVVYYGGDAMQAAFVGESGRPIAGQEAFDRAADEVGIYSVVSTDVPVLDLPGTAAPSEDDPSHETDGPDATVAVDTTGAPDASGPIEEDDAPTEAVASAEGESASAADSPPAGRADGEASLAEGRSLDATALSPDAAASGAGGDDRASHDEGRGDDTGERDDLRSDDFRADDFRADDFRADDRRADDLRATLRARETEVQRLQRRVRSLADERDELRAANESLRDERDALDERRERLEASVRELEARIDDLESRAGDAGDGIERDVEVSPGEALAGTNLFVRYRSRGATTLDDVLDGHDDCEGLRRNLDLEEHTRFDAEAARVDGRPFEAFLGDTLEREFVSWLVLDLAFEVVDTGYADALSSLYEALPEIDRAELHGTVDAGEASFTFDVVCRDRLGNPLVVANLHDSREPVEGTGMEALLSGAERVAAAYDTLAGAFVVTASFFDPKALELASEATASGGLFGGGRRASFVRLSRKRGFHLCLVEARDRRFHLTVPELRG from the coding sequence ATGGACGCACGGACCGTCGAACGGATACGCGAGTGGCAGTCTCACCCGTTCTCGGGGGACGACCTCCCCGCCCTGGCGGACACCTCGTTCACGGGCGCACTCGAGACCGACGACGCGTGGTTGTTCGTGCTCAACGGTCGCGCGATCGGCGTCTACGGGGGTACCGTCGGGGACGTCGCGGACGGCGAGGGGACGGCCTACGCCGCGCCGGACCCCGCCTTCCCGCTCCTGTTCACCATGCTCGAACGCGAGGGCGAGGAACGCGGCCGCTACTACACCGCCAAGACCCCGCTCGAGGAGGTCGACCGGACGCTCCGTGACGGCGGTTTCACCGGCTACGTCGAACTCGCCGAGAACGTCCTCAGCGGCGACTACTACGTCGTCTACTACGGGGGCGACGCGATGCAGGCCGCCTTCGTCGGGGAGAGCGGTCGCCCGATCGCCGGCCAGGAGGCGTTCGACCGGGCCGCGGACGAGGTCGGCATCTACAGCGTCGTCTCGACGGACGTTCCCGTACTCGACCTCCCCGGCACCGCCGCTCCCTCGGAGGACGATCCGTCCCACGAGACCGACGGACCCGACGCGACCGTCGCAGTCGATACGACGGGCGCACCCGACGCGTCGGGGCCGATCGAGGAGGACGACGCGCCCACGGAGGCCGTAGCGAGCGCCGAGGGGGAGTCCGCGTCCGCTGCCGATTCACCCCCCGCAGGTCGGGCCGACGGGGAGGCGTCCCTCGCCGAGGGGCGCTCGCTCGACGCGACGGCTCTCTCGCCGGACGCCGCGGCGTCCGGCGCTGGAGGCGACGACCGCGCCTCCCACGACGAGGGGCGCGGCGACGATACGGGGGAGCGCGACGACCTCCGATCCGACGATTTCCGAGCCGACGATTTCCGAGCGGACGATTTCCGAGCGGACGACCGCCGAGCCGACGACCTCCGAGCGACGCTTCGCGCGCGAGAGACGGAGGTCCAGCGCCTCCAACGGCGGGTCCGATCGCTCGCCGACGAGCGCGACGAGTTACGGGCGGCAAACGAGTCGCTCAGAGACGAGCGCGACGCCCTGGACGAGCGCCGCGAGCGGCTCGAGGCGTCCGTCAGGGAACTCGAAGCGCGGATCGACGACCTGGAGTCGCGGGCGGGCGACGCCGGGGACGGGATCGAGCGCGACGTCGAGGTGTCGCCGGGGGAGGCGCTCGCCGGAACGAACCTGTTCGTGCGCTATCGCTCGCGCGGCGCGACGACGCTCGACGACGTGCTCGACGGCCACGACGACTGCGAGGGGCTTCGGAGGAACCTCGATCTCGAGGAGCACACGCGCTTCGACGCCGAGGCGGCGCGGGTCGACGGGAGGCCGTTCGAAGCGTTCCTCGGGGACACCCTCGAACGCGAGTTCGTCTCGTGGCTGGTCCTCGACCTCGCCTTCGAGGTCGTCGACACGGGATACGCGGACGCGCTGTCGTCGCTCTACGAGGCGCTCCCCGAGATCGACCGCGCGGAACTGCACGGCACCGTCGACGCGGGCGAGGCGTCGTTCACGTTCGACGTGGTCTGTCGCGACCGCCTCGGCAACCCCCTCGTCGTCGCGAACCTCCACGATTCGCGCGAGCCGGTGGAGGGGACCGGGATGGAGGCGCTCCTGTCGGGGGCGGAGCGCGTCGCGGCCGCCTACGACACGCTCGCCGGGGCGTTCGTCGTCACGGCCAGCTTCTTCGATCCGAAGGCGCTCGAACTCGCGAGCGAGGCCACGGCCAGCGGCGGGTTGTTCGGCGGCGGGAGGCGCGCGAGCTTCGTGCGCCTCTCGAGAAAACGCGGCTTCCACCTCTGTCTGGTGGAGGCGCGGGATCGGCGCTTCCACCTGACGGTGCCGGAACTGCGGGGTTAG
- a CDS encoding adenylosuccinate synthase, translated as MTVTIVGSQLGDEGKGGVVDLYGEDVDVVARYQGGDNAGHTVVHDGTTYKLSLVPSGAVRGNIGVLGNGCVVNPETLFEEIDALRERGLDPDVRVAERAHVITPYHRVLDGIEEKAKDDLAAGTTGRGIGPAYEDKVGRRGVRVGDLLDPDVLRERLEYVVPQKRAIATEVYGLEPDEAFDVEHLFATYRAYGERLADEDMTVNCGEFLADRIDAGDEVMLEGAQGTSIDIDHGIYPYVTSSNPTAGGAATGTGLGPTVVGRGEVIGIVKAYLSRVGTGPLPTELGHVEGQTPEGGGDTAETAEEIATYIRDEGGEYGTVTGRPRRVGWLDVPMLRHAARANGFTGLAINHVDVLAGLDAVKVGHAYEFDGEELRTMPATTEQWGRCEAIYREFDGWPEVDWTAVAAEGYDAIPENARTYLEYVSDELGAPIYAVGVGPGREQTVVLESPV; from the coding sequence ATGACTGTCACTATCGTCGGGTCGCAACTCGGCGACGAAGGCAAGGGCGGTGTCGTCGATCTCTACGGCGAGGACGTCGACGTCGTGGCCCGCTATCAGGGCGGGGACAACGCCGGCCACACCGTCGTTCACGACGGTACGACGTACAAGCTCTCGCTCGTCCCGAGCGGCGCGGTCAGGGGCAATATCGGCGTGCTCGGCAACGGCTGCGTCGTCAACCCCGAGACGCTGTTCGAGGAGATCGACGCGCTCCGCGAGCGCGGGCTCGACCCCGACGTGCGCGTCGCCGAGCGCGCGCACGTGATCACGCCGTACCACCGCGTGCTGGACGGCATCGAGGAGAAGGCCAAGGACGACCTCGCGGCGGGCACGACGGGTCGCGGCATCGGCCCCGCCTACGAGGACAAGGTCGGCCGGCGCGGCGTCCGCGTCGGCGATCTCCTCGACCCCGACGTGCTCCGCGAGCGACTGGAGTACGTCGTCCCCCAGAAGCGCGCCATCGCGACGGAGGTCTACGGGCTGGAGCCGGACGAGGCGTTCGACGTCGAACACCTCTTCGCTACCTACCGCGCCTACGGCGAGCGCCTCGCCGACGAGGACATGACCGTCAACTGCGGGGAGTTCCTCGCCGATCGCATCGACGCTGGAGACGAGGTCATGCTCGAGGGCGCGCAGGGCACGTCGATCGACATCGACCACGGCATCTACCCGTACGTCACCTCCTCGAACCCGACCGCGGGCGGCGCGGCGACCGGCACCGGTCTCGGTCCCACCGTCGTCGGGCGGGGCGAGGTGATCGGCATCGTGAAGGCGTACCTCTCGCGGGTCGGCACCGGGCCGCTCCCGACGGAACTGGGCCACGTCGAGGGCCAGACCCCCGAGGGCGGCGGCGACACCGCCGAGACGGCAGAGGAGATCGCGACCTACATCCGCGACGAGGGCGGCGAGTACGGGACGGTGACCGGCCGCCCCCGCCGCGTCGGCTGGCTCGACGTGCCGATGCTGCGCCACGCAGCCCGCGCCAACGGCTTCACCGGCCTGGCGATCAACCACGTCGACGTGCTCGCCGGACTGGACGCCGTGAAGGTGGGCCACGCCTACGAGTTCGACGGCGAGGAACTCCGCACGATGCCCGCCACGACGGAGCAGTGGGGGCGCTGTGAGGCGATCTACCGCGAGTTCGACGGCTGGCCCGAGGTCGACTGGACCGCGGTGGCCGCCGAGGGCTACGACGCCATCCCCGAGAACGCGCGAACGTACCTCGAGTACGTCAGCGACGAACTCGGCGCGCCGATCTACGCCGTCGGCGTCGGCCCGGGCCGCGAGCAGACGGTGGTCCTCGAATCGCCGGTCTGA
- a CDS encoding methytransferase partner Trm112, giving the protein MKESLMDILCCPLDKQDLELEVVRRDDEEVLEGRLVCTQCGEVFPIEDGIPNLLPPDMRDDAPA; this is encoded by the coding sequence ATGAAGGAATCCCTGATGGACATCCTGTGCTGTCCGCTGGACAAGCAGGACCTCGAACTCGAGGTCGTCCGTCGCGACGACGAGGAGGTGCTCGAGGGGCGACTGGTCTGTACGCAGTGTGGCGAGGTGTTCCCCATCGAGGACGGCATCCCGAACCTCCTGCCGCCGGACATGCGCGACGACGCGCCAGCCTGA
- a CDS encoding DUF7524 family protein codes for MSKTLVVDLNEDGLHTVTVPETFSSSGEFDLVLENHGPPTRVHLSLDDALADVVELDASHHYVTEGATERVPVRVAPDADARGRMTVAVSYGATTADVLVDLEPSDPEKPPVEVDESLGTPTPGRDGSASPSMGFGDPSVVPAVALGGVAVFLAVATLTVDGVAAVVLAVLAVLAAVLAAGYAMYHRR; via the coding sequence GTGAGCAAGACCCTCGTCGTCGACCTGAACGAGGACGGTCTCCACACGGTGACCGTCCCGGAGACCTTCTCGTCGAGCGGCGAGTTCGACCTCGTCCTCGAGAACCACGGCCCCCCGACCCGCGTCCACCTCAGCCTCGACGACGCGCTCGCCGACGTGGTGGAACTCGACGCGAGTCACCACTACGTCACCGAGGGGGCGACCGAACGGGTCCCGGTTCGCGTCGCGCCCGACGCGGACGCGCGCGGCCGCATGACCGTCGCCGTCTCCTACGGCGCGACCACTGCGGACGTGCTGGTCGACCTCGAACCGAGCGACCCCGAGAAACCCCCCGTCGAGGTCGACGAGTCGCTCGGCACCCCGACCCCCGGACGCGACGGGTCGGCGTCGCCCTCGATGGGGTTCGGCGATCCGAGCGTCGTCCCCGCGGTCGCGCTCGGTGGCGTCGCCGTCTTCCTCGCCGTCGCGACCCTGACCGTCGACGGCGTCGCGGCCGTCGTCCTGGCCGTCCTGGCCGTCCTCGCCGCAGTCCTCGCCGCGGGCTACGCGATGTACCACCGACGCTAG